One segment of Paenibacillus sp. FSL R7-0337 DNA contains the following:
- the kdpC gene encoding potassium-transporting ATPase subunit KdpC, with the protein MAQSIHETTGEQDSASKADFFFTTVRLSIVFIILCGMIYPLASTALAQVLMPAQANGSLLKDTSGKVVGSALIGQSFTNQAMFQSRVSSIGYKAEASGSNNYGPSNPDMLQRTKDSIAQWKLDNPGVPVSQLPVDLITNSGSGLDPHISPAAALVQVPRISKLTGIPADTLEALVKEHTEGRDLGLFGEKRVNVLKLNLALAEMGK; encoded by the coding sequence ATGGCACAATCTATTCATGAGACAACCGGAGAGCAGGACTCCGCTTCAAAAGCAGATTTTTTCTTCACTACAGTGAGGTTAAGCATCGTATTCATTATTCTCTGCGGAATGATCTATCCGCTGGCTTCCACCGCGCTTGCCCAGGTGCTGATGCCTGCCCAGGCGAACGGCAGCCTGCTGAAGGATACGTCCGGGAAGGTGGTCGGTTCTGCGCTGATCGGGCAGAGCTTCACGAACCAGGCTATGTTCCAAAGCCGTGTGTCGAGTATCGGGTACAAGGCCGAGGCTTCGGGATCGAATAACTACGGGCCATCGAATCCTGATATGCTTCAGCGGACCAAGGATTCCATTGCCCAGTGGAAGCTGGATAATCCCGGCGTCCCAGTAAGTCAGCTCCCTGTGGATCTGATTACGAATTCCGGCTCGGGTCTTGATCCGCATATTTCACCGGCTGCGGCGCTCGTGCAGGTTCCCCGGATCAGCAAGCTGACCGGCATTCCGGCAGATACCCTTGAAGCGCTGGTGAAGGAGCATACCGAAGGGCGAGATTTGGGGCTTTTCGGAGAGAAACGGGTGAATGTCCTGAAGCTGAATCTGGCGCTGGCGGAGATGGGGAAATAA